A region of uncultured Desulfobacter sp. DNA encodes the following proteins:
- the qrcC gene encoding menaquinone reductase iron-sulfur cluster-binding subunit QrcC — MIENKKAHKFGMVIDLDKCTGCGACMVSCMSENNVPFKEDESNKKDSITWMRVYKLTNGKSFPETEIAYLPRPCQHCGGIGDHGHSPCVSVCPATATDYGYDTGIVSQIYTRCFGCRYCMGACPYHARYFNWWDPKWPEGMENYLSPSVSPRMRGVVEKCSFCYHRYQLAREKAIVEDREIEELEYQTACTTACPAGAIVFGDLNNPAHKVHQIVKPDPHPDPMNHKVVGKSRNPKVFRLLERLGTNTKVYYMSDREWVRKAGDNYLKGEWENVKTHHGASSSHG; from the coding sequence ATGATAGAAAATAAGAAAGCCCATAAGTTCGGAATGGTTATTGATCTGGACAAATGCACGGGATGCGGCGCCTGTATGGTTTCGTGCATGTCTGAGAATAACGTTCCGTTTAAGGAGGATGAATCCAATAAAAAGGACAGCATCACCTGGATGCGGGTGTACAAACTGACCAATGGAAAATCCTTTCCGGAGACAGAAATCGCCTACCTGCCCCGTCCCTGCCAGCACTGTGGCGGAATCGGTGACCATGGTCATTCTCCCTGCGTATCCGTATGTCCTGCCACCGCAACAGACTACGGTTATGATACCGGCATTGTCAGTCAGATTTATACCCGCTGCTTTGGCTGCCGGTACTGCATGGGGGCATGCCCGTACCATGCCAGATATTTTAACTGGTGGGATCCCAAATGGCCCGAGGGTATGGAAAACTACCTGAGCCCCAGTGTCTCTCCACGTATGCGCGGTGTGGTTGAAAAGTGTTCATTCTGCTACCACAGATATCAGCTGGCCCGGGAAAAGGCCATTGTGGAAGACCGTGAAATAGAAGAGCTGGAATACCAGACCGCATGCACCACTGCGTGTCCGGCTGGTGCAATTGTGTTTGGCGACCTGAACAACCCGGCCCACAAGGTCCACCAGATTGTTAAACCGGATCCCCATCCTGATCCCATGAATCACAAGGTTGTTGGCAAATCCAGAAACCCGAAAGTATTCAGACTGCTTGAACGTCTTGGAACCAACACCAAGGTGTATTACATGTCTGACCGGGAATGGGTCAGAAAGGCCGGGGACAACTACCTTAAAGGTGAGTGGGAAAATGTCAAAACCCATCATGGGGCGTCTTCATCCCATGGTTAA
- the qrcB gene encoding menaquinone reductase molybdopterin-binding-like subunit QrcB gives MEIDRRSFLGLGLGAAAGIALSPVGVKLTDDSSIWTQNWPWTPVPEDGEITYDRSVCSLCPGACGISVRKINGRPVKIEGLDDYPINNGGACLHGISGLQYLYDPARIKTPLKKNGNKFEKISWDEAISLVAQTLGKIRENGTPESLGLITGACGGSMAQLFARFMDTFGSPNTYTMPSLETNLALTAATLHGADRSLGFDLDRSDFILSFGAALIEGWGSPVACIQANAKRQETKAKLVQIDYRLSNTANTADRIITVNPGTEADLALGLCAVLLEKNLVPASRVTRNVNKFDFAAMVKKNYTPDKVEAVTGIKAADIEALAMEFIQSKAPVAVPGKGKGAFGQNLREFAAVQTLNALAGRLNKEGGVFVMLPADYLSFPPNIVDTAAEKGAGKAKLAGSVNELVDKLEKDGGLSALFIYNANPCYALNNTEKVKAAMDKVGFKVSFSSFMDETALKSDVILPASIFLERLEDVVSGAGLAKTVVGLCRPMVKPVFDTKHPGDALILLAQAMGDSMAENFAWESYNGCLEEVAGKIWDTLSEDGYVVIDDKPPVGTPETDFTFLASIPETVAVTCEGDYTLMPVDTMRLAAGSMTSSPFAVKTVSDKVISGKYSVVEINPATAGPLKEGDLAVLKTAMGTAKVKIGLNEGIMPGIIAMPRGLGHAFTNPYVAGKGVNVNDLIGPVIEPGSGLDAAFGIKATLSKA, from the coding sequence ATGGAAATTGATAGACGAAGCTTCTTGGGATTGGGGCTTGGCGCGGCAGCCGGCATCGCGCTTTCTCCCGTGGGTGTCAAGCTGACAGATGATTCTTCCATCTGGACCCAGAACTGGCCCTGGACCCCGGTCCCTGAAGACGGAGAAATAACCTATGACCGATCCGTGTGCAGCCTTTGCCCGGGTGCCTGCGGTATCAGCGTCAGAAAAATAAATGGACGGCCTGTTAAAATTGAAGGTCTTGACGATTACCCCATTAACAATGGTGGTGCCTGTCTCCATGGCATCTCCGGCCTGCAGTATCTCTATGATCCTGCCAGAATCAAAACCCCGTTAAAGAAGAACGGGAACAAATTTGAAAAAATATCCTGGGATGAGGCCATCTCTCTTGTGGCCCAGACGCTGGGTAAAATCCGTGAAAATGGAACACCGGAATCCCTTGGTCTGATTACAGGGGCCTGCGGCGGTTCCATGGCCCAGCTTTTTGCCCGCTTTATGGATACGTTTGGCTCGCCCAATACCTATACCATGCCAAGCTTAGAGACCAACCTGGCTCTGACGGCCGCGACACTTCACGGCGCAGATCGAAGCCTTGGGTTTGATCTTGATCGTTCTGATTTCATTTTAAGTTTCGGAGCGGCACTTATTGAAGGCTGGGGTTCCCCTGTTGCCTGTATCCAGGCCAATGCGAAACGGCAAGAAACCAAAGCAAAACTTGTACAGATTGATTACAGACTATCCAATACGGCCAATACCGCAGACCGGATCATTACTGTGAACCCCGGCACTGAAGCAGACCTGGCCTTAGGGCTTTGTGCGGTTCTGCTTGAAAAGAACCTGGTTCCCGCGAGTCGGGTGACACGGAACGTCAACAAGTTCGATTTCGCTGCCATGGTCAAAAAAAATTATACGCCGGACAAGGTGGAAGCCGTCACCGGTATCAAAGCTGCGGATATTGAAGCCCTTGCCATGGAATTTATCCAGTCCAAGGCACCTGTTGCCGTACCTGGAAAAGGCAAAGGCGCCTTTGGTCAGAATCTTCGTGAATTCGCCGCGGTCCAGACCCTTAATGCTCTGGCAGGACGCCTGAATAAAGAGGGTGGTGTGTTTGTCATGTTGCCGGCAGATTATTTAAGCTTCCCCCCAAATATTGTGGATACTGCTGCTGAAAAGGGTGCTGGCAAGGCAAAACTTGCCGGTTCCGTCAATGAGCTTGTTGACAAGCTTGAAAAGGATGGAGGCCTTTCAGCCCTGTTTATTTACAACGCCAATCCCTGCTACGCATTGAACAATACTGAAAAAGTCAAAGCGGCCATGGATAAGGTTGGATTCAAGGTCAGCTTCTCTTCTTTCATGGATGAAACCGCTCTTAAATCTGATGTGATTCTGCCCGCATCCATCTTCCTTGAACGCCTCGAAGATGTTGTTTCCGGAGCCGGTCTTGCCAAAACAGTGGTGGGGCTGTGCCGCCCCATGGTTAAACCGGTGTTTGACACCAAGCATCCGGGAGACGCGCTGATCCTTCTTGCCCAGGCCATGGGCGACAGTATGGCAGAAAATTTTGCCTGGGAATCCTATAATGGCTGCCTTGAGGAGGTGGCGGGAAAAATCTGGGATACTCTGTCCGAAGATGGATATGTTGTTATTGATGACAAACCGCCTGTGGGAACTCCCGAGACAGATTTTACCTTTCTGGCGTCCATCCCCGAAACTGTTGCGGTGACGTGTGAAGGCGATTACACTCTGATGCCGGTTGACACCATGCGGCTTGCCGCCGGGTCAATGACATCTTCTCCTTTTGCCGTTAAAACCGTTTCCGACAAGGTCATTTCGGGAAAATACAGTGTTGTTGAAATCAACCCGGCCACTGCAGGCCCCTTGAAAGAGGGTGACCTGGCTGTTCTTAAAACCGCCATGGGGACGGCGAAGGTTAAAATCGGCCTCAATGAAGGTATCATGCCCGGCATAATCGCTATGCCAAGGGGGCTTGGACATGCCTTCACCAATCCTTACGTGGCCGGTAAAGGTGTCAATGTCAATGATCTGATCGGCCCGGTCATCGAGCCTGGTTCAGGACTGGATGCTGCCTTTGGAATTAAAGCCACTCTTTCCAAGGCGTAA
- the qrcA gene encoding menaquinone reductase multiheme cytochrome c subunit QrcA: MSELENNANDGPEGGAHHDTDNGPKDDNGLGLGVIFFMGAFLICFLSGWLLFPKLLYSKKEQPFNFDHKLHAEETGDCETCHFLREDGTFAGIPGLSACMECHTDEPMGETDDEAVFVEEYVAKGKEVPWLIYAKQPDCVFFSHAAHTVAGGMDCKTCHGHIGESSSSRPYEENRITGYSRDIWGRNIWGIKKNSWDRMKMDDCAECHLEKIGHKGYCFQCHK, encoded by the coding sequence ATGAGCGAGCTAGAAAACAATGCAAACGATGGTCCCGAGGGTGGTGCGCACCACGACACCGACAACGGTCCAAAAGATGACAACGGGTTAGGGCTTGGTGTCATCTTTTTTATGGGGGCGTTTTTGATATGCTTCCTGTCGGGCTGGCTGCTGTTCCCCAAATTGCTTTATTCAAAAAAGGAGCAGCCTTTTAATTTCGATCACAAGCTTCACGCCGAAGAAACAGGAGATTGTGAAACCTGCCATTTCCTCAGAGAAGACGGTACCTTCGCCGGAATCCCTGGCTTATCCGCCTGTATGGAATGCCATACGGATGAACCCATGGGAGAGACCGACGATGAGGCCGTGTTTGTAGAGGAATATGTGGCCAAGGGGAAAGAAGTACCCTGGCTTATTTATGCCAAACAGCCCGATTGTGTGTTTTTCTCCCATGCCGCTCATACAGTTGCAGGCGGCATGGACTGTAAGACCTGCCATGGTCACATTGGTGAGTCCTCATCTTCACGTCCCTATGAAGAAAACAGAATCACCGGCTACAGCCGTGATATCTGGGGCAGGAATATCTGGGGAATCAAAAAGAATTCCTGGGATCGTATGAAGATGGATGACTGCGCAGAATGCCACCTGGAAAAAATAGGTCACAAGGGCTACTGCTTCCAGTGCCACAAGTAA
- the ccsB gene encoding c-type cytochrome biogenesis protein CcsB: protein MNSSLLLSAATFIYALASVFYIGSFSFKNQSFARLGFWVIVIGFAANTGGILLRWVESYQMGYGHAPFSNMYESLIFFSWTAAALYVFVEVKYKESIIGVFVSPLIFLGIAYASFDPSITSKITPLIPALKSNWLIAHVITCFLGYAGFALAFGFSFMYFIKPKDPGTRSIFAKLPDWDTIDELTYQMIVFGFLFLTIGIITGSVWANSAWGKYWSWDPKETWSLITWFIYAIFLHLRLMRGWHGKNLAIVSIIGFVGVLFTYFGVNFLLSGLHSYS from the coding sequence CTTTTTCGTTTAAAAACCAGTCATTTGCCAGACTGGGATTCTGGGTTATTGTTATCGGGTTTGCGGCCAATACCGGCGGAATTTTACTGCGGTGGGTGGAGTCCTACCAGATGGGATACGGCCATGCACCCTTTTCCAATATGTATGAATCCCTGATCTTTTTTTCATGGACAGCGGCCGCCCTTTACGTGTTTGTGGAGGTAAAATACAAGGAGAGTATCATCGGCGTATTTGTCTCTCCCCTGATTTTTCTGGGTATTGCCTACGCATCCTTTGATCCGTCCATCACATCAAAAATCACGCCGTTGATTCCCGCACTCAAATCCAACTGGCTCATTGCACACGTAATAACCTGTTTTCTTGGATATGCGGGATTTGCCCTGGCCTTTGGATTCAGTTTCATGTACTTCATCAAACCCAAAGACCCGGGAACAAGAAGTATATTTGCAAAGCTCCCGGACTGGGATACCATTGATGAACTGACCTACCAGATGATTGTTTTCGGGTTTCTTTTCCTGACCATCGGTATAATCACAGGCTCTGTGTGGGCCAATTCCGCCTGGGGAAAATACTGGTCCTGGGATCCAAAAGAGACCTGGTCATTGATCACCTGGTTTATTTACGCCATTTTTCTGCATCTGCGACTGATGCGCGGATGGCACGGTAAAAATCTGGCTATCGTCTCCATCATTGGATTTGTAGGGGTCCTGTTCACCTATTTCGGTGTAAATTTCCTTTTGTCCGGTCTTCACAGCTACAGCTGA